A window of the Dunckerocampus dactyliophorus isolate RoL2022-P2 chromosome 21, RoL_Ddac_1.1, whole genome shotgun sequence genome harbors these coding sequences:
- the armc1 gene encoding armadillo repeat-containing protein 1, which produces MSAELDALTVVNQLRDLAADPLNRRAIVEDQGCLPGLILFLDHHNPQVVYSALLAVRYLAECRANREKMKSELGMMLSLQNVMQKSTSPGETKLLASEVYEILQAAGKEEAEQAEAAAASCRRKAQFFLGSNNKRAKTVVLHIDGLDDSTRRSLCEEALLKIRGVISFTFQMAVKRCVVRIRSDLKADALGTAINSTKVMKAQQVVKTDDGGELIMPFQEDCEGAAALEENTDIPDYLPEEESPSQEQDKAVTRVGSVTDGMGWLNTAANFLTRSFYW; this is translated from the exons ATGAGTGCGGAGTTGGATGCACTGACGGTGGTCAACCAGCTGCGAGATCTTGCCGCAGACCCCCTCAACCGCAGAGCCATAGTAGAAGATCAAGGCTGTCTGCCAGGTCTCATCCTTTTCCTGGACCACCACAACCCTCAGGTGGTGTACTCTGCACTGTTG gccGTGCGCTACCTGGCAGAATGTCGAGCCAACAGGGAGAAGATGAAGAGCGAGTTGGGCATGATGCTGAGCTTGCAGAATGTCATGCAGAA GAGTACGTCTCCTGGAGAAACCAAACTCCTGGCTTCAGAGGTCTATGAGATTTTGCAGGCGGCCGGTAAAGAAGAGGCGGAACAAGCCGAAGCGGCCGCCGCCTCCTGTCGGCGTAAAGCTCAGTTCTTCCTGGGCTCCAACAACAAGCGCGCCAAGACTGTGGTGCTGCACATTGACGGACTGGACGACTCG ACTCGGAGGAGCCTCTGCGAGGAGGCCTTGTTGAAGATCCGAGGAGTCATCAGCTTCACCTTCCAGATGGCCGTCAAGAGATGTGTTGTGAGAATCCGCTCGGACCTTAAAGCTGAC GCATTGGGCACAGCAATCAACTCCACTAAAGTGATGAAAGCCCAACAGGTGGTGAAGACAGACGATGGAGGAGAG CTGATCATGCCATTCCAAGAGGACTGTGAAGGGGCGGCGGCCTTGGAGGAGAACACCGACATCCCGGACTACCTGCCCGAGGAGGAGAGTCCGTCCCAGGAGCAGGACAAGGCGGTGACACGCGTGGGCTCGGTCACCGACGGCATGGGCTGGCTCAACACGGCCGCCAACTTCCTGACTCGCTCCTTTTATTGGTGA